A region from the Armatimonadota bacterium genome encodes:
- a CDS encoding acetyl-CoA carboxylase biotin carboxyl carrier protein subunit: MAEYVVSHGGRAHVVTVERDGDRLRVTLDGQPCLVTLERYLGATCFLLGEGSLRTPVVIRSTAGEHLVEIGDEQYRLQVEPRLPIARRGGGPAAAGPQELRAPMPGLVVAVEVAAGDAVSAGQVLLIIEAMKMQSEIRAPASGRVLSLGVRPGEEVAGGAVLAVIEPTG, from the coding sequence GTGGCTGAATACGTGGTGAGCCACGGAGGCCGTGCTCATGTGGTCACGGTGGAGCGCGACGGGGATCGCCTGCGCGTGACCCTGGACGGCCAGCCCTGTCTGGTGACCCTGGAGCGGTACCTCGGAGCCACCTGCTTTCTCCTGGGCGAAGGATCCCTGAGGACGCCGGTCGTCATCCGGTCCACGGCCGGAGAGCACCTGGTCGAGATCGGGGACGAGCAGTACCGGCTGCAGGTGGAGCCGCGCCTGCCCATTGCGCGCCGGGGAGGCGGTCCTGCCGCGGCGGGACCGCAGGAACTCCGCGCCCCGATGCCCGGGCTGGTCGTGGCCGTGGAGGTCGCCGCCGGCGATGCGGTCAGCGCCGGACAGGTCCTGCTCATCATCGAGGCCATGAAGATGCAGAGCGAGATCCGGGCCCCCGCCTCCGGTCGTGTCCTCTCCCTCGGCGTTCGGCCCGGCGAGGAGGTGGCGGGGGGAGCGGTGCTGGCGGTGATCGAACCTACGGGGTAG